A DNA window from Hydra vulgaris chromosome 13, alternate assembly HydraT2T_AEP contains the following coding sequences:
- the LOC100211488 gene encoding probable caffeoyl-CoA O-methyltransferase 2 codes for MAELSKSFLENKDPVDDYIIKETLNEPAVLTELMKYTIANVPMSFMLSDPVQLQLFRMLLKMLNAVKCIEVGSFTGYSVLNCALTIPENGVVYALDITDEYISHGRHFFEKAGVSKKIKECIGPASETLQSFINKGESCTFDFIYVDADKVGYPLYYNLCIELLRSGGILALDNALLWGLMVNPAAASLKDREKVIAMTEVTKKARNDSRVDISLLKIGDGVCLCRKR; via the coding sequence ATGGCAGAGCTATCTAAGTCATTCTTAGAGAATAAAGATCCAGTAGAcgattatattataaaagagaCTTTGAACGAACCAGCTGTGTTGACCGAGTTAATGAAGTATACTATTGCTAACGTTCCGATGTCATTTATGTTATCTGATCCAGTTCAGCTTCAGCTATTTCGCATGCTCCTCAAAATGCTAAATGCCGTCAAATGTATTGAAGTAGGCTCTTTTACAGGCTACAGCGTGTTAAACTGTGCCCTTACCATACCTGAAAATGGCGTTGTGTATGCTCTTGACATAACAGATGAATACATAAGTCATGGTCgacatttttttgagaaagCAGGAGTgagtaaaaaaatcaaagaatgTATAGGTCCAGCATCTGAAACTCtgcaaagttttattaataaaggtGAATCGTgtacttttgattttatttatgttgacGCAGATAAAGTTGGTTACCCGTTGTATTATAATTTGTGCATTGAACTTTTGAGATCAGGTGGAATATTAGCCTTAGATAATGCACTACTATGGGGACTAATGGTGAATCCTGCAGCAGCTTCATTGAAAGATAGGGAAAAAGTAATCGCAATGACTGAAGTAACAAAAAAAGCCAGAAACGACAGCCGGGTAGATATTTCCTTATTAAAAATTGGAGATGGAGTATGTTTGTGCCGAAAACGCTAA
- the LOC136089275 gene encoding uncharacterized protein LOC136089275 yields the protein MQTEHQKNMFQRFGHPGVCIDSTYGTNGYGLLLITMFVVDELGEGQPAGWCLATTDSFYFMKVFFCKLKENFDNISPIWIMTDMAAQYYEAFCDSCSPRKFWCTWHVDRAWRDEFHKKIKNIEVESDVYKRLKFILQLCDRKLLDDYLYSLMLYLKFFAVTQLFAKYFQKYWVCEKHFRAFCYRFRHGINTNMYLESFHKTFRYFYLNGKHYKRVDNCLFELLKFNGDKMYERLIQLTKGKNSDKLNLIHSRHVASLHLPSSCVSAKNGKWLVQCEDNNDKYEVIKHQSMCNIIGCLTKCTECQVLSYKVY from the coding sequence atgcaaactgaacaccaaaaaaatatgtttcaacGATTTGGACATCCTGGTGTTTGTATAGATTCCACTTATGGTACAAATGGCTATGGCCTTTTGCTGATAACCATGTTTGTGGTTGATGAATTAGGTGAGGGTCAACCTGCTGGGTGGTGTTTAGCGACTACtgattcattttattttatgaaagtttttttttgtaaactaaaagaaaattttgataatatttctCCAATTTGGATAATGACAGACATGGCTGCTCAATATTATGAAGCATTTTGTGATTCTTGCTCTCCTCGCAAATTTTGGTGTACTTGGCATGTCGATAGAGCTTGGAGAGATGAATtccataaaaagataaaaaatatcgAAGTGGAATCAGATGTTTATAAAagactaaaatttattttacaattatgtGATCGTAAACTTCTGGACGATTATCTATACTCTTTAATGctttacttgaaattttttgctgTAACACAATTATTTGctaaatactttcaaaaatactGGGTATGCGAAAAGCATTTTCGGGCATTTTGTTACAGATTCAGACACGGCATTAATACTAATATGTATCTCGAGTCATTTCACAAAacctttagatatttttatctCAACGGAAAACATTATAAAAGAGTTGATAACTGCTTgtttgaattattaaaattcaatggAGATAAAATGTATGAGAGACTAATACAATTAACAAAAGGGAAAAATAGtgacaaattaaatttaatacattCAAGGCATGTTGCAAGTTTACATTTACCTTCAAGTTGTGTATCTGCGAAAAATGGAAAATGGTTGGTACAGTGTGAAGATAATAATGACAAATATGAAGTTATAAAACATCAAAGTATGTGTAATATAATTGGTTGTCTTACAAAGTGTACTGAATGCCAAGTGTTGTCTTACAAAGTGTACTGA
- the LOC105846846 gene encoding ganglioside GM2 activator isoform X2, translating into MIGLLTFALLVLYAQAHVKSVDYCKNSGIKDRSGDRVIGQLKIRPGHTIPFKVTLDVAEDLPAGGEIELSIKKKVGFFWVPIPCVNKIGSCKHAVDCKILEFLGMPCQIKKGTYYIKHAVNIPSDFSFPSFFVSGSYKINAEARKDGKVYGCVDIEANLE; encoded by the exons AtgattggtttactaacttttGCACTTTTGGTATTGTATGCTCAAGCTCACGTTAAATCTGTAGATTATTGTAAAA ATAGCGGTATTAAAGATCGGAGTGGAGATCGCGTTATTGGTCAATTAAAAATCAGACCAGGACATACAATTCCTTTCAAGGTTACGCTTGATGTTGCAGAAGATTTACCAGCTGGAGGCGAGATAGAACTTTCAATCAAGAAAAAAGTAGGATTTTTTTGGGTACCAATTCCATGTGTCAACAAAATCGGATCTTG taaacatGCGGTGGACTGCAAAATCTTAGAATTCCTCGGTATGCCATGTCAAATCAAAAAAGGAACTTATTATATTAAGCATGCTGTAAACATTCCATCAGATTTCAGTTTTCcttctttttttgttagt ggaAGTTACAAAATTAATGCTGAAGCAAGAAAAGATGGCAAAGTTTACGGATGCGTTGATATAGAAGctaatttagaataa